From the Daphnia magna isolate NIES linkage group LG3, ASM2063170v1.1, whole genome shotgun sequence genome, one window contains:
- the LOC123470696 gene encoding uncharacterized protein LOC123470696, with product MRLQLQVYSYQLLYKPGKELYLADTLSRAPDTQEYATDQSQKNEEFVHAMLIYVILGETAKEKYAKATHSDATLQLVIGLVEVGWPNHKRDCPVPAKPFWSERASLSTAGGLLLRGHQVVVPVSLQSEILKQFHDGHFGESKCLERAKSVAYWPGYVEEIRNLVAGCRICQERRHQNPHQQYYPVEVPDHPFQRVATDFFHLRGKGYLLTVDYYSKWPCVVEMTSTTSAATIKELDKIFSDFGVPEVLVSDNGPQFGSADFRAFACHLAISHVTSSPFYPESNGQAERSIQTVKAAFVKSMEDGRTLQDTLRAIRSTPIGNGLPSPSVLLQSRNLRGSLPFLSEALRHQNVSSGAIAAALKRRQMTAAFHQKAARSSRYSILTLGQPVRVRVGKKWVRGNVKLVCQQPDSYVITTLDGRELRRNRRAINCCKGEPVVHPAKATAQKQSAVPPKSSLEQQQPSLVYTPCSRQQSVFSFPALSLPRSVISSQPPSVLQPPALQPIPSVVVLPLPPNPVRVARQVVRKPRTVKVWPSSSRSSSSLAAQRPTLLPEQRRSVSLSPARPPDPAAQVTEENLGAEPAAESTSLTPAEPSEAVQE from the coding sequence ATGCGACTACAGCTGCAGGTTTACAGTTATCAACTTCTCTACAAGCCCGGGAAGGAACTCTATCTGGCAGATACGCTCAGCAGAGCGCCAGACACTCAGGAATACGCGACAGATCAGtcacaaaaaaatgaagaatttgtACATGCAATGCTCATCTACGTCATCTTAGGAGAAACggctaaagaaaaatatgctAAGGCTACTCATAGTGATGCTACGTTGCAGCTTGTCATCGGATTAGTGGAAGTGGGGTGGCCAAATCACAAACGAGATTGCCCGGTGCCGGCTAAGCCGTTTTGGTCGGAAAGGGCCAGTTTATCAACAGCTGGTGGTTTGCTACTGCGAGGACATCAGGTGGTGGTTCCCGTCTCACTGCAGTCGGAAATATTGAAGCAGTTTCATGATGGCCACTTCGGAGAGTCTAAATGTCTCGAAAGAGCCAAATCAGTTGCTTACTGGCCAGGATATGTCGAAGAAATACGCAACCTTGTAGCCGGATGCCGTATATGTCAAGAGCGGCGTCACCAAAATCCACATCAGCAGTATTACCCAGTGGAAGTTCCGGATCACCCCTTTCAGCGTGTGGCGACGGATTTCTTCCACTTACGTGGTAAAGGCTACTTGTTAACCGTTGACTACTACAGTAAGTGGCCCTGTGTCGTCGAGATGACCTCAACAACAAGTGCAGCCACAATCAAAGAATTAGATAAAATATTCTCTGATTTTGGAGTGCCGGAAGTACTTGTGTCGGATAATGGCCCGCAATTTGGCAGCGCTGACTTCCGAGCGTTTGCTTGTCATCTCGCCATATCTCACGTCACATCAAGTCCATTTTATCCAGAGTCAAATGGTCAGGCGGAGAGATCAATACAAACTGTAAAAGCGGCGTTTGTTAAGTCCATGGAGGATGGTCGCACGCTCCAGGATACACTCCGTGCAATTCGTTCAACTCCCATTGGCAATGGTTTGCCCTCACCGTCAGTGTTGTTGCAGTCGCGAAATCTACGAGGAAGTTTACCGTTCCTGTCGGAGGCATTACGTCATCAAAACGTGTCATCGGGAGCTATAGCAGCGGCATTAAAGCGTCGCCAAATGACAGCAGCCTTTCATCAAAAAGCAGCCCGTTCGTCTCGCTACTCCATTCTAACACTCGGTCAGCCAGTCAGAGTTCGTGTAGGAAAAAAGTGGGTACGCGGAAACGTCAAGCTAGTGTGCCAACAACCAGACTCATATGTCATCACAACTCTCGATGGCCGAGAGCTCAGAAGAAACCGAAGAGCAATTAATTGCTGCAAGGGAGAACCTGTCGTTCATCCAGCAAAGGCCACAGCTCAAAAACAGTCAGCAGTTCCCCCTAAATCGTCCTTGGAGCAGCAGCAGCCCAGTCTTGTCTACACACCTTGTTCCAGGCAACAGTCGGTGTTTTCGTTTCCGGCCCTGTCCTTGCCACGGTCGGTTATTTCGTCGCAGCCGCCGTCTGTACTTCAGCCGCCAGCTCTGCAGCCGATTCCATCAGTTGTGGTGTTGCCCCTCCCTCCAAATCCTGTTCGTGTCGCTCGTCAAGTTGTTCGCAAGCCACGGACGGTCAAAGTCTGGCCATCGAGTTCCCGGAGTAGTTCCAGTTTGGCAGCGCAACGTCCCACCCTATTGCCAGAGCAGCGACGGTCCGTCTCATTGAGCCCAGCTCGCCCTCCTGATCCGGCTGCGCaagtaacagaagaaaatttgggAGCGGAACCAGCGGCCGAGTCGACTAGTCTAACCCCAGCCGAACCGTCGGAAGCCGTTCAAGAGTAG